The following nucleotide sequence is from Acidisarcina sp..
GGACGTTATGACACGACGCATCTGGAGCTTATTTTTTCTCTTCTGTGTACCTCTTGCATTGCGAGCCGCCGCGCCGGACATGCCACGCTATCGCTGGGTGAATTACACGACCGCGAATGGCCTGCCAAATGCTCACGTCTTCTGTGTCCTGGTGGATGGCGACCGCGTGTGGGCAGGTACGGAAGACGGTCTGGTGCTATATCAGGCAGGCAAGTGGAAGGTCTTCACCACGGCTGATGGACTGGCGCATCGTGTCGTACTCTCTCTGGCTCTCGATGCGCGTACGGGCGATGTGTGGGCCGGTACGATGGGCGGCCTTAGCCGTGTCAGCGGTGGACGCATCGACTCCTATACACAACTGAACTCCGGCCTGAGCAGCGACGTGGTTTATGGAGTTGCTGTGCTGGACGACTATGTATGGACCGCCACCGCGGCCGGCGCGTCTCGCCTCAATCTTCGTAACTCGCAATGGAATCTGTACAACGAGCGCAACACCCCTATGGCCGAGATCTGGACCTATGGAATAGGTGCTGGTCAGGACAAAGTCTATTACGCGGTCTGGGGCAGCGGCGTGCTTGAGTACGACGTAAAAACCGAACATTGGAAGGACTATAACGATCCTGATGGTGAAAACGAAATCGTACTTTTCAAAGACCAGGGACTTATCCACGAAATCACGACAGCGGTGAGCTACGTCGATAAGACGGTCTGGATTGCAACATATTTTGGGGACAGCCGCTACGATGGCCGCAACTGGCACAACTTTCTCACAAAGGACAGCGGGCTTCCCAGCAACTTCACCAACACAGTCCACGCGATTGACGCAGATCACGCATGGTTCGGCACCGATAAGGGCCTTGCTTACTACGACGGCACCAACTGGGCTGTCTATCGGCCTTCCCTCACCACGGGCAAGCCGGAGATGTATGTCCGCGACGTTAGCGGTAAAACAACTACTGTTTCCGTAGAGACAGCACCCGCACACAATTACGTGCTCGGAATCGACTTTCAGGGCGACGACCTTTGGGTTGCCACCGCGAAAGGTCTGAGTCACGGCATTCGGCAGAAATAAATTTTAAGGAGTGTCCAACATGATGATCCAGGAAGTACTAAACGCCATTGCTACCGCGCCGGCTCACGAGCCCATCCAAAAACGCGCTGTCACCAACCTCAACGTTCTCAATGAGGCCTATGCCTACGCCAAGCCGAGCTCGTTCGCGCGCGCCATGCGGATCGACCTTAATGGGATCGTGATCCTGCTCATCTCCGGCACGGCCAGCATCGACGAGTATGGGACAACGGTTCACGTTGGCGACTTCCGTGCACAACTACGTCGCACCTATAGCAACATCACCGGCCTGCTTGCTTCCGAAGGCGCCACGTGGAAGGACATTGTCCGCACAACCTGCTACCTGCGTGACATTGAGCGTGATTATGAAGCCTTCAACGAAGAGCGCACCGCCTTCTTCGCAGAGCAGAAACTGGATCCCCTGCCCGCCTCCACCGGCATTCAGGCCATTCTTTGCCGCCCCGATCTGCTGATCGAGATCGAAGCGATTGCCATATTTCGTCAGCAGAAAGCATAGGAATCCCGCATGATGCGACTCCCCGTTGCAATGGCTCTCTCACCCCTGCTGGCTTTGGCTGCAGGGGCACAGTCTAGCTGGCATTGCTCCTGCGGAAGCAATCCACCTCCGCCGCCAGCGATGCGGACCGTCAGCCCATATGCCGGCGAGCCAGAGGATCTGCGTCCATTCTCCAAATTCACCATGCCGTACTATCAGCACTACGAAGAGCCGAACATCTATAGCGGCGCGGCGCGAGACGTTCCCGCGCCTGACCTCAAGACGCTCAAAGAAATTCGCATCGGCTTCATCGGGCCGATAGGCAACAATCCAGAACATGTGCTGGGAGAGCGCATGCTTCGCGGTGTACAACTGGCCATTGACGAGGCCAATGCCGGCGGTGGCTATGGGGGCAAACCTTTCCGTCTTATGCTTCACAATGATTACGACAACTGGCAAGCCAACCAGGTCTACGGCTCTACCAGGCCAACCGACCCGGAGATATGGGGTGCGGCGGCGGGCGCAGTTGCAAAGATGGTCTACGACGAAAACGTGTGGGCTATCTTTGGCTCGATCAGTTCGGAGACGACACACATTGCTTTGCGAGCAGCACTTCGCGCGGAAGTTCCCATCGTAAACAGCGCATCCACAGACCCCACGATTCCCGAGACCCTGATTCCGTGGTATTTCACGGATATTCAGGATGATCGCGTGCAGTGCCTGACCCTAGCGCGGCACATCTTTACGGAACTCGGCCTGAAGCGCGTCGCCATTCTCCGCGTGAATAACCGCTATGGCCGCTTCGGTGTTCCAAAGCTCCGCGATGCTTCGCGCCGCCTTGGCCATCCGATCGTCATCGAGCAAAAGTATCTTCCTGGCGATACAGATTTTCGCCATCAGCTTCGTGTCATCCAGGAGTCGCGCACGGACGGTATTGTTCTTTGGGCAGATCAGGCGGAGACCGCGGCGATCTTGAAGCAGATGCGTGAGATGGGAATGAAGCAGCGCGTGTTTGGCAGTCACCGCACGATTGGCGCCGACATGCTCCAACTGGCTGGGCCAGCCGCAGAAGGCTTTGAAGCCGTCTACCCCTTTAATCCTCAGCGGAACGACCCGCGCTGGATAGCATTCCAGAAGAGCTTCAAAGCTAAATACAACGAGGAGCCGGAGCAGTTTGCCGCGCTCGCCTATGATGCCGCGCAGGCAATGCTCAGCGCCATCTGCAAGGCCGGCTTGAATCGTGCTCGCATCCATGACGCGCTGGCGGATATGCAGATTTACAATGGCGTAACCGCCGACATGGTTTTCGATCCGAACAGCAAGAACACGACACCCATGTTTCTCGCCACGGTTCACGATGGAAAGATCACCTACCGCCGAGCCACGATGGAAAAAGAACCGACAGATACACAAAAGTCGGGTCAATCCCAATCTATAACGCCCGCGCCTTATGCTCGCGTAGGTGAGGACGGAGTGACCTACTCCGGACCGACAATCGCGAACCCAAAGCCAGGCTTGACCCGCATCGCAGTCTTCGGACCAAATGCGGAGGAGGCAGTGCGTACTCCGGAGATGCAGCAAGCCATCACACAAGCGGAAAAGAGCGGTCAGCGAATCTCACTCATCGGGATTTCAACAGAAGCGGCATGGGGGAAATCTTCGAGCAAGCTGGTCGATGCTATTTACACGCAACACGTGATCAGCATCCTCGCGCTGGATCGTGATTCCAGCCACCTCGCAGAACAACTCGCGCTAAAATCCTTTGTCCCGGTAGTGGCCATTGCCTCCGACAAAAGCCTGACGTCCACCAACATCCCCTGGATCTTCCGGCTGCCGGCGGAGACGCCGCTACCGCAGGCTCTTTCCTGTCTGACTGCCGCAATCCGTAAGGGTGGGAGTAATCCTGAAAAGATTCGCGATGTGCTGGCTTCGGGAAAAGCAGTCGCGGGATTCCAGTTTGAATCGACAGGAGAGCCAAAGGTCGCGCTGCTCATGAGGTAGCAGATCCTCTGTCTTCAATCTGTACGGATCACGCTAGTGCAATTGGAGGCGCGATGTAGCCGAACTCGCTCTCTACCGCGGCTGCGACACCAAGCACAACCTCATCTGCAAACGGTCGGCCAGCAATTTGCACCCCTATTGGTAGGCCATCCTGCGACTTGCCAACGGGCACCACGGCAGCCGGAGAACCAAGCAGGTTAAACCATACCGTGTAGCGCATTGCGTCCAGGTACTCCACACGATTGCCATCCACGCTCCAGCTACGCTCACCATGCCGGAAAGCAGGAATGGCGCACACCGGACAGAGCAGGATGGGAAAGTCGCGCATTTCTTCCAGCATCCGGGCCCGCACCACGTCACACTGGAACCACGCCTCCAGCAGCTCATCTCCGCTTAACGCCCCATCGCGTCGCGCGATTTCGAGAAAGCCGCGAAATGTGTTGCTGAGTTCCTGTTCTCTGCCTTGAATTACAGGCTCCAGCAGCATCAGTCCGCAACGCACAAAGAACTTCCACCACAATTGCCGCAACAACTCCAGAGACTTTGGACGATAAGTCCGAACAAGAAATCCCTGGGCTGCAAGAGCCTGTGCTGCAGCCTGAAGCGCCCGTCGCGTCTCCGCAGTCACGGGAGTCGTTCCGTCATCCTCAAAGACTCCGATGGGATATTGCTTCAGCTCCTCCATCGAGAGCGTGCGAAGAGGCGCAGGCGCACCCACCGGATCTGCCTCATCATGCCCTGATAGAACTTCGAAGAGAAGCTGCACGTCCTTCATCGTTCGCGCCATCGGACCAATTGCACCCAGAATCGAAAAGGGTCCGGTTGACCCAGCCAGGTGCCCGGCAACCGGGATGCGGCCGGGAGTGGGCTTCAGCGAACAGATGCCCGTAAAGTGCGCCGGCTCTCGCACCGAACCACCACTGTCGCTGCCCACACCGCAGGCCGACAAGCCAGCAGCAATCGCTGCGGATTCGCCGCCGCTCGAACCACCTGCGGTATAGTCCAGATTCCACGGATTCGAGGTGCGCCCATAGATCCGGTTCTCTGTCTCATAGGCCATCAGGAATTCCGGACAGTTGGTCGTGCCCAGGAGCGTAGCTCCCGCCTGGCGCATGCGCGAAACCACGATTGCATCCTCGGCTGGTATGTATCCGCGATTCAACAGGCTTCCTGTCTCGCAGCGATAGCCTGCCGTTGCGATCGACGCCTTCACCGTCATCGGCAGCCCATACAAGGGTCCTCGCGGCGAACGATTCCCTTCCGCCATGCGCACCTGCTCTCGAATGCGATCCGGGTCGAAATCAACCAGCGCGTTCAACTGAGGATTTAGCCGCTCGATCTGGCGAATGAACTCTTCCGCAAGTTCCATCGGAGAGATCTCCGAGCCGCGCAACATGGCAAGCAGATCAACCGCAGGCTTGACCGTAATGTTCTTCACAGCGATGCTTTCCATTCTCCTATCTGCCGCCGCTCACTGGGACAGGCAGCGTTGGTGGCTCGGATGACATGGGCACATAGTGCAGCTGAAATCCATTCGGAGTCCGGCCCGATTCGAAGCGATCATTCCAGTCCAGGCGATATTGCAGCGCCTCCGTATCCTGCGGGAAATGCTCGTTCGCCGGGTAGGGATAGCGGCTCATTCGGTGGAAGGGCATGTCCGCCACAGTAAAGGGCGAGGCCTCATAAAAGTCCATGTCCTTCACAAATCCGTTGGCATAAAAGAAGTAGTCGCGCGTCCATCCTGCGGGCAATGGCGGCAGAGCGTCCGTGCTGAACTCGGCATCGATCTCTTCCCCACTGCCAAAGACAACGTAACGATCGTCCACCTTCTTGAGAAGCTGTGTGACATCTCCATAGTGCGTATAGCTGCCGCGCTGCTTCACAAAGGGACCGGTCGCACTCACGTTCTCGTAGTTATAGGTGAGGTCTCCGTGGGTCGCTCCGTCGATCTGCTGGGGATAACCATGAAACTGCACCTTGCCCAACGATAGCGGCATCTCCGTCTGACGAATATGCCGGCTGATGTCTGGACCGTTATCTACAAGGATCTGGTCCCAGTAAATCTGCAAGTTCGTTTTGATGCGAATCCGGCGTGTGCCCGCTGGCAACTTACCCGTGAGATCCGCCACAATCGTCCGCGGCAAGCCTGCGGGAAAGCCCATCTCATCCATCACGCGTTTCCAGCTTCCATCTGGCATCTGCGCTTCCACATAAGGCGCGATGGGATCGAGCCCCGCCTGCCATGCGGCATACATCGACGATGCGGAAAAATATTCGATGAAGCCGTGAGCCAGCAAGCGTAGAGGATTCTTCTCACTCCAGTCGCCCAGATCCAGCGTCAGGGTGTGCATGCTCGCGTAGCCCGCATAGTTCAGCAGCTTAAAGTCCACAACGTAACGGTGATCCCGCGTACGCAACAGATCGAGAACGTCGCGGCCGGAGTCATCCCACGCCCCAGCGGGAGGCTTGGCGGCGGCAGAGACAATCGTCTTCTCTGTAGGAAACGGCGGCTCGTTCAGAAATCCCTCGTTGGGATAGACCTCTGTTCCGATGCGATGATCGACAGCAACCATACGCACCTGGTCGATGTAGTTGACCTCTTCCATCGGCTCCGCAAAGCGCACGCTCATGTTGCCGTTGCGCGCCTGCAGAAGCTTGCCGTCAATCTTCACCCACTCATCAGGATCGGCGATGTTCTTTGCCACGGGAGAGATCCAGTGTCCCACCACTGCGGCTCCAATTACGTCAGTCACAAACTGATAGCGAGTTCCATCCCACGCAAATAGCACGGGGCACGAACTTCCGCGGCGATCCAGTTCCGTAAAGCTCACCGGCTTTGTGATGGCCACATCCAGTTCGTCCTGAGGAACTCCGGTGGGCCACAACAGACGCACGATATCAGCCCGGTCAGAACTACCCAGACCCGCAATCAACTCCGCTGGACCCTGGCTCATGTACCCCGCCGCGCCAGCCATCTCCCACTTCTGCCACAGACCGTCGGCAAAAATCTCTACCTCTGTCCCCGTGCCGGTCTTGTTGTCCGCGCCACCCTTGAGCGCCAGCTTC
It contains:
- a CDS encoding Rid family hydrolase codes for the protein MMIQEVLNAIATAPAHEPIQKRAVTNLNVLNEAYAYAKPSSFARAMRIDLNGIVILLISGTASIDEYGTTVHVGDFRAQLRRTYSNITGLLASEGATWKDIVRTTCYLRDIERDYEAFNEERTAFFAEQKLDPLPASTGIQAILCRPDLLIEIEAIAIFRQQKA
- a CDS encoding ABC transporter substrate-binding protein; the protein is MMRLPVAMALSPLLALAAGAQSSWHCSCGSNPPPPPAMRTVSPYAGEPEDLRPFSKFTMPYYQHYEEPNIYSGAARDVPAPDLKTLKEIRIGFIGPIGNNPEHVLGERMLRGVQLAIDEANAGGGYGGKPFRLMLHNDYDNWQANQVYGSTRPTDPEIWGAAAGAVAKMVYDENVWAIFGSISSETTHIALRAALRAEVPIVNSASTDPTIPETLIPWYFTDIQDDRVQCLTLARHIFTELGLKRVAILRVNNRYGRFGVPKLRDASRRLGHPIVIEQKYLPGDTDFRHQLRVIQESRTDGIVLWADQAETAAILKQMREMGMKQRVFGSHRTIGADMLQLAGPAAEGFEAVYPFNPQRNDPRWIAFQKSFKAKYNEEPEQFAALAYDAAQAMLSAICKAGLNRARIHDALADMQIYNGVTADMVFDPNSKNTTPMFLATVHDGKITYRRATMEKEPTDTQKSGQSQSITPAPYARVGEDGVTYSGPTIANPKPGLTRIAVFGPNAEEAVRTPEMQQAITQAEKSGQRISLIGISTEAAWGKSSSKLVDAIYTQHVISILALDRDSSHLAEQLALKSFVPVVAIASDKSLTSTNIPWIFRLPAETPLPQALSCLTAAIRKGGSNPEKIRDVLASGKAVAGFQFESTGEPKVALLMR
- a CDS encoding amidase, which produces MESIAVKNITVKPAVDLLAMLRGSEISPMELAEEFIRQIERLNPQLNALVDFDPDRIREQVRMAEGNRSPRGPLYGLPMTVKASIATAGYRCETGSLLNRGYIPAEDAIVVSRMRQAGATLLGTTNCPEFLMAYETENRIYGRTSNPWNLDYTAGGSSGGESAAIAAGLSACGVGSDSGGSVREPAHFTGICSLKPTPGRIPVAGHLAGSTGPFSILGAIGPMARTMKDVQLLFEVLSGHDEADPVGAPAPLRTLSMEELKQYPIGVFEDDGTTPVTAETRRALQAAAQALAAQGFLVRTYRPKSLELLRQLWWKFFVRCGLMLLEPVIQGREQELSNTFRGFLEIARRDGALSGDELLEAWFQCDVVRARMLEEMRDFPILLCPVCAIPAFRHGERSWSVDGNRVEYLDAMRYTVWFNLLGSPAAVVPVGKSQDGLPIGVQIAGRPFADEVVLGVAAAVESEFGYIAPPIALA